The Leifsonia poae region AGGCGAACTGAAGGTGTACGGCGACGGCGACCTGCTCCGCTCGACGATGGAGCGGCTGGATGCACTCGAGAAGCGTCGCCTCGCCGGCCGCGTCGACCCGGTGGCCTATGAGGCGGAGTGGGCCGAGGTGTACGACGCGCTCCCCGGCGGCACCCCTGTCGCGGTGCGGCGCCGGTGAGCCCAGAACACTGTTCCGAGATCCGAGAACGGTGGTCCGAGAATCGAGAACGGCCGCGGAGGCGTATCCCCCGCGGCCGTTCTCCGTCGCGCAGGCCTAAGCGGCCGGCCCCTGGGTGAGCGTCACCGTCGCCGTCTGCGACTGGCCGGCGGAGTCGGTCCAGGTGATCGAGACAGACTGTCCGGGCTTGTCGTTCTTCAGCGCGGCGGTCAGATCGCTCGCGGAGGTGATCGCAGCGCCGTCGACAGCGGTGATCGTGTCCCCTGCGACGAGACCGGCGGCTTCGGCCGGCCCTCCGGAGACCACATCGGCGATCGGTGCACCGGCGATGGAGGCCGTGCCGGTCGAGCCGCCGAGCTGGCCGAGGCCGGAGGCGGTGCCACTTCCGGTTTCACCGGTGGGGGTGGCGGCCACCTCCACCCCGAGGAAGGCGGGGTAGCCGATGGTGACCGTGCTGCTGGCCGCGCCCGCCTCGATCTGCTGGGCGATGCCCAGCGCCGAGTTGATCGGGATGGCGAAGCCGGCCGTCTGCGACCCTCCGCTGGAGGCCGCGGTGTCGATGCCGATGATCCCGCCGTTCGCGTCGTAGAGCGGACCGCCCGAGTCGCCGGCCAGGATGTCGGCGTTCGTCTCAATGAGACCGTTCAGGGTCTCGGAGACGGCGGTCGCCTCGGACTGGGTGGTGATCGTCTGATCGAGTGCCGCCACAGTTCCGGTCGCGGCGGTCAGGGAACCTGTGCCACCTGCGTTGCCGACGGCCGTGACGCCGTCTCCCGTGGCAACCGTGTTGCCGGTGTCGATCTTCGCGGTCGTGAGCCCGGAGGCGTTCGAGAGCTGGAGCACCGCGATGTCATCGGTGAGGTCGGTCCCGACCACGGTGGCGCTGTACGACTGTCCTGTCGAGACGACGGTGACCGTCAGCGACGTCGAATCCTCGACGACGTGGT contains the following coding sequences:
- a CDS encoding S1C family serine protease; translated protein: MDEHGVIPEPNADESASTTNRNVTAPQPAPGTPPNRPTRHLSKRALIAIGVTAAAALCIGSVGGTWALTSTLTSLQAQASSNALAEKERNALEKALAQQRAQSGQSSDGSGSASGAASGTSATAAQSAGIVTITSQMPYQGEEGAGTGMVLTSSGEILTNNHVVEDSTSLTVTVVSTGQSYSATVVGTDLTDDIAVLQLSNASGLTTAKIDTGNTVATGDGVTAVGNAGGTGSLTAATGTVAALDQTITTQSEATAVSETLNGLIETNADILAGDSGGPLYDANGGIIGIDTAASSGGSQTAGFAIPINSALGIAQQIEAGAASSTVTIGYPAFLGVEVAATPTGETGSGTASGLGQLGGSTGTASIAGAPIADVVSGGPAEAAGLVAGDTITAVDGAAITSASDLTAALKNDKPGQSVSITWTDSAGQSQTATVTLTQGPAA